From Sulfuracidifex tepidarius, one genomic window encodes:
- a CDS encoding MarR family winged helix-turn-helix transcriptional regulator, with protein sequence MMSTKDVDISIMSSIAKIHRAFQRELNRRLECLGISYLDFLILKATKEGEMTMAKLAKRFFVTQSAITAAVDRLEEIGLVSRGRSADDRRIITVKITEKGVETFMKGMDIYQRLAREILSDFRGKEELLSTLSAVLEKIDKLNTIKS encoded by the coding sequence ATGATGTCAACTAAAGACGTGGACATTTCTATCATGAGCAGCATTGCGAAAATCCATAGGGCTTTCCAGAGGGAGTTGAACAGGAGGCTGGAATGCCTTGGAATAAGCTACTTAGATTTCCTGATCCTGAAGGCAACAAAGGAAGGAGAGATGACTATGGCTAAATTGGCTAAAAGGTTTTTCGTCACCCAATCAGCAATAACTGCGGCGGTGGATAGGCTTGAAGAGATAGGATTGGTCTCTAGGGGGAGGTCTGCAGACGATCGGAGGATAATCACGGTGAAAATAACGGAGAAAGGAGTCGAGACTTTCATGAAAGGCATGGACATTTACCAGAGGCTAGCTAGAGAGATTTTATCTGACTTCAGAGGAAAGGAGGAGCTCTTATCGACTCTCTCAGCTGTTCTCGAGAAAATAGATAAGCTGAATACTATAAAATCATGA
- a CDS encoding thermopsin family protease, whose amino-acid sequence MLKKLTTLAILLIMFFQPILSFSAVLSPEYVHMIEVKSLGVVTICFTSDEPSYATLYLGNQAFLRITSNSSTKVLLPQGEYEIKSNASQARLNYSWSKVSGETLVVGPNQSVIQWVTPYSSGSPFRITVNVVGNSTFNSYLYNSSFMLISANKTWAYDTLHLSPGSYGIVVNNPHNYSEEACLNYVFDPSYVNPFVVANEDMPMGLASYGVMNDSGNVTTYEINTSSLLGYVNISQIRTLNSSQDLANPYSASIQLNGVVSNGDQQYFIQNVIYMNTFNDTYYLTMNVFNVSLDENSLIYVSSTSVKEFTFPFVGYLVLNVSQTNGESVMRSGFVNLTSEKTYWFSNYSVKGIFDFLVNGKNYTPGNVSRSGLFYDAELVIGGGGNGEVTSLKSYNGWLALLYLNGTRYVPFPSYYSFGADTKEGVDNMHVVYLGSGEAYSYTGKENLRELKPEGTPFPLPKVFGFEKINSTRFPNTTTLIHSGDNMEIELALVSVLSGVVAIVAVLKFRSSRGK is encoded by the coding sequence GTGCTAAAGAAACTAACAACCTTAGCTATACTCCTGATTATGTTCTTTCAGCCGATCCTCTCGTTTTCTGCAGTCCTCTCGCCAGAATACGTTCACATGATTGAGGTGAAGTCTCTAGGGGTAGTCACTATTTGTTTCACTTCAGACGAACCCTCATATGCTACTCTTTACCTTGGAAATCAAGCTTTCCTGAGAATAACGTCTAACTCTTCCACGAAAGTTCTCCTCCCTCAGGGCGAATACGAGATCAAGTCCAACGCGAGTCAAGCACGCCTTAACTATTCATGGTCTAAGGTCTCAGGAGAGACGCTTGTCGTAGGGCCGAATCAGAGCGTGATACAGTGGGTCACGCCTTACTCTTCAGGATCTCCGTTCAGGATTACGGTGAACGTAGTGGGAAACTCGACTTTCAATTCGTATCTTTATAACTCATCCTTTATGTTGATATCAGCCAACAAAACGTGGGCCTATGATACCCTTCACCTATCCCCCGGGAGCTACGGTATAGTTGTAAACAACCCTCACAACTACAGTGAGGAGGCCTGTCTCAACTACGTGTTCGATCCAAGTTACGTGAACCCGTTCGTCGTAGCCAATGAAGATATGCCTATGGGGTTAGCCTCGTACGGAGTAATGAACGACTCAGGAAACGTGACCACATATGAAATCAATACATCGTCACTTTTGGGTTACGTAAACATATCGCAAATTAGGACGTTGAACTCGTCCCAAGACTTGGCAAACCCTTACTCCGCTTCAATTCAACTAAACGGAGTAGTTAGCAACGGCGACCAACAATATTTCATACAGAACGTAATTTACATGAACACATTTAATGACACATACTACCTTACAATGAACGTATTCAACGTAAGTCTTGACGAGAACTCATTGATATATGTGAGCTCTACTTCCGTGAAGGAATTCACATTTCCTTTTGTAGGTTATCTTGTGCTGAACGTCAGTCAAACCAACGGCGAGTCTGTCATGAGATCGGGTTTCGTGAATTTGACTTCAGAGAAGACTTACTGGTTCTCCAACTACAGTGTGAAGGGCATCTTTGATTTCCTGGTAAATGGTAAGAATTACACACCAGGGAACGTATCCAGATCTGGATTATTTTACGACGCAGAGCTCGTAATAGGCGGAGGAGGAAACGGGGAGGTGACTTCGCTCAAGTCCTATAACGGTTGGTTGGCTCTCCTTTACCTGAACGGAACTAGGTACGTCCCGTTTCCGTCTTACTACTCCTTTGGGGCAGATACTAAGGAGGGGGTGGACAACATGCACGTAGTCTATTTAGGTTCAGGTGAGGCATACAGTTACACTGGGAAGGAGAACTTGAGAGAATTGAAGCCAGAAGGGACACCGTTTCCCCTTCCTAAGGTATTCGGCTTCGAGAAGATCAACTCAACACGCTTTCCTAATACTACTACGTTGATCCATAGCGGAGATAACATGGAGATTGAGCTTGCCTTGGTGTCCGTCCTGTCAGGAGTAGTGGCTATAGTGGCAGTCCTTAAATTCAGATCATCTAGGGGGAAGTAA
- a CDS encoding thermopsin family protease, with translation MAGFFNFSEIKAFNASGYLDNVSDYGASLQMNAVVSLNGSVYWPQDVLIFITNESGVFLHDNVFNLSSDNATLTNQSITSPSGFVLGTGHNAYYGNYNSSIFLSYSLSFAGYMIMKVENSSSGTLIKFGVLILQNGTYTHEMFWFNNVTIHQRGDPYFLVNGTEYTPAGIYFYMGSYYDAELVLAGEANGESTSFTSLHGKLGLFYVVDNKLYSFPSYYTFGADTGESTNDVYVSYDGAVQVNSGQLDLTDFGQLNASQYPPLTFEVTSQSSPHATQSSTGSSSQPPSQSSVTSNEQSTMTHNVSGSQTSNTGSSDIDYSFLGGIVIVIAMLIASRMKKK, from the coding sequence ATTGCAGGTTTCTTCAATTTCTCAGAGATAAAAGCCTTTAACGCGTCAGGATATCTGGATAACGTAAGCGACTATGGGGCATCATTACAGATGAATGCGGTAGTCAGCCTGAATGGGTCGGTGTATTGGCCCCAAGACGTTCTTATATTCATAACTAACGAGTCTGGAGTGTTCCTTCACGACAACGTGTTCAACCTCTCCTCTGACAACGCGACTCTGACCAACCAGTCCATAACCTCACCCTCAGGGTTCGTGCTTGGGACAGGTCACAACGCGTACTACGGGAACTACAACTCCTCTATCTTCCTCAGTTACAGCCTCTCCTTTGCAGGTTACATGATCATGAAAGTGGAGAACTCCTCATCCGGCACTCTGATTAAATTCGGGGTGTTGATCCTGCAGAACGGAACTTACACCCACGAGATGTTCTGGTTCAATAACGTCACGATCCATCAACGCGGTGATCCTTATTTCCTGGTGAACGGTACTGAGTACACTCCCGCTGGGATATACTTTTACATGGGGTCTTACTACGACGCAGAGCTAGTGCTGGCAGGCGAAGCGAATGGAGAGTCTACGAGTTTCACATCCCTCCACGGGAAGTTAGGGCTATTTTACGTGGTGGACAACAAGTTGTATTCATTCCCATCATACTATACCTTCGGGGCTGATACTGGGGAGTCCACCAATGACGTTTATGTTTCCTATGACGGGGCTGTGCAGGTAAATTCAGGTCAATTAGACCTCACCGACTTCGGTCAATTGAACGCTTCTCAATATCCTCCGCTGACTTTCGAGGTTACTAGTCAGAGTTCTCCCCACGCGACCCAGAGCTCCACAGGGAGTTCATCTCAACCTCCCTCACAATCGAGCGTAACTTCTAACGAGCAGTCAACCATGACCCACAATGTGTCAGGGAGTCAGACTTCCAACACTGGGTCAAGTGACATAGACTATTCCTTCTTAGGGGGAATAGTGATAGTTATAGCAATGCTAATAGCGTCGAGAATGAAGAAGAAATGA
- a CDS encoding MFS transporter, whose translation MQSKYLGAVFLMLIFLLSAVVIYSITFEIKDVVELTHVPYSSAELVISLSWIGGALGGLFMGILADRIGKKNSLLISILVFSLPVLINAYFIQIVAFYVLWFIIGFGVNGDNGISYVYVNELAPPNLRSTFGSIMQGLYFLGAIVGAVTSSFISFQDYLIFIGLLGLIGVPLWFFIPESKFKGSKLNVKEVFGENLRRTTLFGSLFSIGGFLYLVPLISLGDTLLLLHGFSKSFSSLFITVSLLVGLLGFAIAGRLADKFGKRKVTLAFSALGLISVVLFAASLSEKSLLLIIYPLMVVSSSFFAYLGVWLSELYPLPLKGSGTNVNLFFGRLIGGGFGVSLVAFLPFSLSLNLSIILVLSIVLIMIGGSQLKEERVQN comes from the coding sequence ATGCAGTCTAAGTATCTGGGAGCAGTCTTCCTGATGCTTATATTTCTCCTTTCAGCTGTGGTCATTTACTCAATCACCTTCGAGATAAAGGACGTGGTAGAGTTAACCCACGTGCCCTACTCTTCCGCCGAACTGGTGATCTCCCTTTCATGGATAGGGGGAGCGCTCGGAGGTCTGTTCATGGGTATCCTGGCAGACAGGATAGGGAAGAAGAATTCCCTTTTGATCTCTATCCTGGTCTTCTCCTTGCCTGTCCTGATAAACGCTTACTTTATCCAGATAGTAGCGTTCTACGTCCTCTGGTTCATAATAGGCTTCGGGGTCAACGGCGATAACGGGATAAGCTACGTGTATGTGAACGAACTCGCTCCTCCTAACCTAAGGTCGACGTTCGGTAGCATCATGCAGGGCTTGTACTTCCTGGGGGCAATTGTAGGGGCTGTAACTTCTTCTTTCATTTCCTTTCAGGATTACCTGATCTTCATCGGGTTACTCGGATTGATAGGGGTTCCCCTCTGGTTTTTCATACCAGAGTCGAAGTTCAAGGGAAGTAAGCTCAACGTGAAGGAGGTCTTCGGGGAGAATCTGAGGAGGACTACCCTCTTTGGGTCTTTGTTTTCAATTGGAGGGTTCCTTTACTTGGTTCCGCTCATTTCCCTGGGTGACACCCTCCTCCTTTTGCACGGCTTCAGCAAGTCCTTCTCTTCACTCTTCATCACAGTCTCTCTCCTCGTAGGACTATTGGGGTTCGCGATCGCAGGGAGGTTAGCAGACAAGTTCGGAAAGAGGAAGGTCACCCTAGCGTTCTCTGCCTTGGGACTGATCTCGGTGGTCCTATTCGCGGCTTCCCTCAGTGAAAAGTCGCTCTTGCTCATAATCTATCCCCTCATGGTGGTTTCCTCCTCCTTCTTCGCCTATCTTGGAGTATGGCTGAGTGAGCTCTACCCCCTTCCTCTGAAGGGAAGCGGGACTAACGTTAACCTCTTCTTCGGTAGGCTCATAGGGGGAGGCTTCGGAGTGTCACTCGTCGCGTTTCTCCCGTTCAGCTTATCCCTGAACCTATCTATCATACTCGTCCTGTCAATTGTCCTCATCATGATAGGAGGGTCACAGTTAAAGGAGGAAAGGGTACAGAATTAG
- a CDS encoding ABC transporter ATP-binding protein, whose translation MIQIQHVSKTFGRFKALDDETFDVPDGQITGFVGLNGAGKTTSMRIASGVIYPDSGDVLVDGYSVIREKKKASERLAWVPELPIFELDVKAIDYFVYIAGYYGYSTSEARKLGMEMLEKVGLKGVERRKLENYSQGMKRRFALAVCLISNPQNYLFDEVLNGLDAQGIAYFRNLAADLKKEGKAVLFSSHILSEVESLADRVVFIHKGKIVKTMTMDEIRKFATPSLVLRVDKVDNNLIDDLSKFGEPTVNGDKVTVRNFNDDPSRVNSMISSRYKVYEMKLEYSSLEEVFFRIIGVENEAVRV comes from the coding sequence ATGATTCAAATTCAACACGTAAGTAAAACTTTCGGCCGTTTCAAGGCCCTCGACGATGAGACTTTCGACGTGCCCGACGGACAGATCACAGGCTTCGTGGGGTTGAACGGAGCGGGAAAGACGACCTCCATGAGAATAGCATCAGGGGTCATTTACCCTGACTCCGGAGACGTCCTGGTTGACGGGTACAGTGTGATAAGGGAAAAGAAGAAGGCATCAGAGAGGCTTGCTTGGGTCCCCGAACTCCCCATCTTCGAGCTGGACGTGAAGGCGATAGACTACTTCGTGTACATAGCCGGTTACTACGGTTACTCCACCTCCGAGGCGAGGAAGCTCGGTATGGAGATGCTGGAGAAGGTTGGACTCAAGGGGGTCGAGAGGAGGAAGCTGGAGAATTACTCGCAAGGGATGAAGAGGAGATTCGCGTTAGCTGTATGTCTCATCTCAAACCCCCAGAACTACCTCTTCGACGAAGTGTTAAATGGCCTCGATGCGCAAGGGATAGCATACTTCAGGAACCTCGCTGCTGACCTCAAGAAGGAGGGGAAGGCTGTCCTGTTCTCGTCACACATCCTTAGCGAAGTGGAGAGCCTAGCAGACAGGGTTGTCTTCATCCACAAGGGTAAGATAGTGAAGACCATGACCATGGACGAGATAAGGAAGTTCGCAACTCCCTCCTTGGTATTGAGGGTAGACAAGGTTGACAACAACTTGATCGACGACCTCTCCAAGTTCGGAGAACCTACAGTTAATGGGGACAAGGTCACCGTGAGGAACTTTAACGACGACCCCTCGAGGGTGAACTCCATGATCTCGTCTAGATACAAGGTGTATGAGATGAAGCTTGAGTACTCTTCCCTGGAAGAGGTGTTCTTCAGGATTATAGGTGTTGAAAATGAGGCCGTTCGTGTTTGA
- the fdhF gene encoding formate dehydrogenase subunit alpha: MPLRIKLNNREVTAEEGDTILTVLERNGIYVPHVCYNPRLGPIRTCDLCLVEANGKIVRSCETKVEQGMVVNTDNEKVKGVRRKAFDTVLKNHNLYCTFCDNNVDCELHEAVSREGVYSQHFVPKPYEVDDSNPFYVYDPKQCILCGRCVEACQDVVVNEVIRINWDLNPPRVVWSNGKTVDYSSCVSCGTCVTVCPVNALMEKSILGEAGYFTGINKEVKDKLIDAAKAGEKDFSPFMLISDIDKRMRNSLIKKTKTVCTFCGTGCSFEVWTKGRKILKVEPKPESPANGVATCIKGKFGLNFVNSGERLTKPLVREGDHFRETSWEEAIRLVASKLREVKEKFGPDSVGVIASCTSTNEEGYLAQKFARAVIGTNNVDNCARYCQSPATTGLIRTVGYGADSGSSDDLACANLVILIGTNTAEAHPVIAGKIKRAHKLEGKKLVVIDVRKHEMAERADLFVTPNLGTDVVLINGIAKAILDHGWEDKEFIERRTNGFEVYRKSLEKYTTEYVEKVTGVKGDVVEEIAKMIHESGTLAIAWAMGVTQHQDGSETSTAISNLLLLTGNYGKPCSGAFPLRGHANVQGVGDVGALPNYLPGYQPYSDEAIRRLEDAWGTKIPREPGLTSTDMVDAILQGKIHAVYIMGEDKVLADSDQSKTREALSKLDFLVVQDMFFTETAKYAHVILPAAAFLEKEGTFTNTERRIQRLYKVMEPLGESKPDWEIIQMVANQMGAGWNYVHPSQIMEEISSTVPIYAGVTYDKLEGFKSVLWPLEGNKDSRFLYEERFPFPDGKAKFYVTKEIPPVKTDQEYNLYLVNGRMLEHFHWMRMTGKTQGIMYKVPETFLEVSPHTAESYDLKDGDTVMVMSETGKLRTKVLVSGRVSGNKVFLSIHDDKDMNVNIVTLNEKDPTARTPAYKEIPVKIEKIESCSTCEPPLPRWNPRNAERTPQRGVMVERKWERKDYEKVVDQ, from the coding sequence ATGCCTCTTCGAATTAAACTAAATAATAGGGAAGTTACAGCAGAAGAGGGAGACACGATTTTAACCGTCCTAGAGAGGAACGGGATTTACGTTCCTCACGTATGTTATAACCCCCGGTTAGGTCCCATTAGGACTTGCGATTTATGTCTCGTTGAGGCAAACGGAAAGATTGTAAGATCATGTGAAACGAAAGTGGAGCAAGGAATGGTAGTGAACACTGATAATGAAAAAGTCAAGGGAGTTAGAAGGAAGGCTTTTGACACTGTGCTCAAGAACCACAACTTGTACTGTACGTTTTGCGACAACAACGTTGACTGTGAGCTCCACGAAGCGGTATCAAGGGAGGGGGTTTACTCACAACACTTCGTCCCCAAGCCCTACGAGGTAGATGACTCTAATCCTTTCTACGTGTACGACCCTAAACAGTGCATACTCTGCGGGAGGTGCGTTGAAGCTTGCCAGGACGTAGTGGTGAACGAGGTAATCAGGATAAACTGGGACTTGAACCCTCCCAGGGTTGTATGGAGCAACGGTAAAACCGTGGATTATTCCTCCTGCGTCTCTTGCGGTACATGCGTCACCGTCTGTCCGGTTAACGCACTAATGGAGAAGTCCATCCTTGGAGAGGCAGGTTACTTTACAGGGATAAACAAGGAGGTTAAGGACAAGCTAATCGACGCAGCAAAGGCGGGCGAGAAGGACTTCTCCCCCTTCATGTTGATAAGTGATATCGATAAGAGGATGAGGAATTCCTTGATAAAGAAGACCAAGACCGTGTGCACATTCTGTGGTACCGGCTGTTCGTTCGAGGTCTGGACTAAGGGGAGAAAGATCCTGAAGGTAGAGCCCAAGCCCGAGTCCCCTGCTAACGGTGTCGCGACTTGTATCAAAGGGAAGTTCGGGCTGAACTTCGTAAACAGTGGTGAAAGGTTAACTAAACCTCTAGTGAGAGAGGGTGACCATTTCAGGGAGACCTCGTGGGAGGAAGCTATACGTCTGGTCGCGAGTAAGCTTCGGGAGGTTAAAGAAAAGTTCGGACCCGATTCGGTAGGAGTAATCGCGTCTTGTACTTCCACAAACGAGGAAGGTTACTTGGCACAGAAGTTCGCGAGGGCAGTGATAGGGACCAACAACGTCGATAACTGTGCGAGGTATTGTCAGTCCCCAGCCACAACGGGTCTGATAAGGACAGTGGGGTACGGAGCTGACAGCGGCTCCTCAGACGACCTAGCTTGTGCGAACCTAGTGATCCTCATCGGGACCAACACGGCAGAGGCTCACCCAGTCATCGCTGGGAAGATAAAGAGGGCTCACAAACTGGAAGGAAAGAAGCTGGTTGTAATCGACGTAAGGAAGCACGAAATGGCAGAGAGGGCCGACCTCTTCGTAACACCTAACTTAGGAACCGACGTAGTGTTGATAAACGGGATTGCTAAGGCTATCCTAGACCACGGGTGGGAGGACAAGGAGTTTATAGAGAGGAGGACTAACGGCTTTGAGGTCTATAGGAAGAGTTTGGAAAAGTATACCACTGAGTACGTGGAGAAGGTCACCGGAGTCAAGGGAGACGTAGTTGAGGAGATAGCTAAGATGATACATGAGAGTGGGACACTTGCGATAGCTTGGGCTATGGGGGTGACACAGCACCAGGACGGAAGCGAAACCTCTACAGCTATCTCGAACCTCCTCTTGTTGACGGGCAACTACGGAAAGCCTTGTTCAGGCGCTTTTCCGCTCAGGGGACACGCAAACGTTCAGGGAGTAGGCGACGTAGGTGCCCTCCCCAATTACCTACCGGGATATCAGCCTTATAGTGATGAGGCGATCAGGAGATTGGAGGACGCGTGGGGAACGAAAATACCCAGGGAACCAGGTCTTACAAGTACGGACATGGTGGACGCAATTCTCCAGGGGAAGATTCACGCAGTGTACATCATGGGTGAGGACAAGGTCTTAGCTGACTCCGACCAGAGCAAGACAAGGGAGGCGTTGAGCAAGCTGGACTTCCTCGTAGTTCAGGACATGTTCTTCACCGAGACAGCTAAATACGCTCACGTGATCCTGCCAGCAGCAGCCTTCCTAGAGAAGGAAGGTACTTTCACCAACACCGAGAGGAGGATTCAGAGGTTATACAAGGTCATGGAACCGTTAGGTGAGTCTAAACCCGACTGGGAGATTATACAGATGGTAGCAAACCAGATGGGCGCTGGATGGAACTACGTTCACCCCTCCCAGATTATGGAGGAGATATCCTCTACTGTTCCTATCTACGCGGGAGTTACGTACGACAAGTTGGAGGGGTTCAAGAGCGTCCTCTGGCCTCTGGAAGGGAACAAGGACTCTCGCTTCCTGTACGAGGAGAGGTTTCCTTTCCCCGACGGGAAGGCTAAGTTTTACGTGACCAAGGAGATACCTCCTGTGAAGACCGATCAAGAGTATAACTTGTACCTAGTGAACGGAAGGATGCTGGAACACTTCCACTGGATGAGGATGACCGGTAAAACCCAAGGGATCATGTATAAAGTACCAGAGACCTTCCTCGAGGTATCCCCACATACCGCTGAGAGTTACGATCTGAAGGACGGTGACACAGTGATGGTGATGTCGGAGACCGGAAAATTGAGGACTAAGGTTCTCGTCAGTGGTAGGGTATCCGGGAATAAGGTCTTCCTCTCAATCCACGACGACAAGGATATGAACGTGAACATCGTCACCCTCAACGAGAAGGACCCCACAGCTAGAACTCCTGCATACAAGGAGATACCGGTGAAGATAGAGAAGATAGAGTCATGTTCCACGTGTGAGCCACCTTTACCTAGGTGGAACCCGAGGAACGCTGAGAGGACCCCTCAACGCGGGGTCATGGTAGAGAGGAAGTGGGAAAGGAAGGACTATGAAAAGGTGGTAGACCAATGA
- a CDS encoding NAD(P)-dependent oxidoreductase produces MKVGVIGLGRMGSGMSNNLIRKGHEVYGFDVNQESYNRCKAIPMQPQEMAKRADVIILSLPTGNEVKEALNLLKDFRGTIIDTTTLSVDEVLQVLDQASINLDYFTCRLERGPKEANEGTLAIYCGGDRKTYEKLNPLLNDMGEHVYLGSHVQATMLKLLGNIIGTVIVALNAEVSTVMRTLDLDPETAVKALSMGGANNAQLFRLIWQAKGQHHESFSLDLAQHVVEMAINSCKRYGVKYLPLAELTNGMMLTAKSLGIGKRDVSEISKLLDMINSSK; encoded by the coding sequence ATGAAAGTGGGAGTGATAGGACTTGGCAGAATGGGCTCTGGCATGTCCAACAACTTGATCAGGAAAGGACACGAAGTTTACGGTTTTGACGTAAACCAAGAGTCGTACAATAGGTGTAAGGCCATACCCATGCAACCGCAGGAGATGGCCAAGAGGGCTGACGTGATCATCCTCTCCCTTCCCACGGGGAACGAAGTCAAGGAAGCACTGAACCTATTGAAGGACTTCAGGGGTACGATAATTGACACGACCACCCTCAGCGTAGACGAGGTGTTGCAGGTCCTGGACCAGGCAAGCATAAATCTGGATTACTTCACGTGTAGGCTGGAGAGGGGCCCGAAGGAAGCCAACGAGGGAACTCTTGCCATTTACTGTGGTGGGGACAGAAAGACATACGAGAAACTGAACCCTCTCCTTAACGACATGGGGGAACACGTGTATCTTGGGAGCCACGTGCAGGCTACAATGCTGAAGTTGTTGGGGAACATAATAGGCACTGTAATCGTGGCGCTCAACGCTGAGGTCTCAACTGTCATGAGGACTTTAGACTTGGATCCAGAGACCGCAGTTAAGGCCCTTTCCATGGGCGGGGCCAACAACGCTCAACTTTTCAGGCTAATATGGCAAGCTAAAGGGCAACATCATGAGTCGTTCTCTCTGGACTTAGCACAACACGTCGTGGAGATGGCAATAAACTCGTGTAAAAGGTACGGAGTCAAATACCTACCTCTCGCGGAGCTGACTAACGGTATGATGCTCACGGCTAAGTCGTTAGGCATAGGGAAAAGGGACGTGTCAGAAATATCGAAGTTGCTTGACATGATCAACTCCTCAAAGTGA
- a CDS encoding ABC transporter permease subunit, protein MRPFVFDFKRSFLRISTLLFLVVFAVAGVGIAYAIDHSIGSQVDYKYSVIGFSQVEGDHVNLVAMAIGPNGDPASGVKVSAYANGGEVASGVTNSSGEVSLGFTSKAMPYTLIVYQEDKQNVTDTLAGNDTFSFPSPYTNELLFSPAMSNTYSGPSIMISNYFPNGSVKLYVSTLYPISLCYNVTSHISPSTHVGSGPLENSHFIANQSEGIKSYIIKVRDHPSALYFDILAKPIHSYNPGVYSYEETTQEVTSRSAISIDELEGFESSFSLYAEFFPIIFLYLAYSLLAKPKGTGALEFLLSKPITREQIFVNRFMGGVITAFVSSGVFMVIVSLTLLALTGAFVGLIPTLYIFIGLSLSLVAFYSLMFLIGGIVNSSGTFLGLSILTFVFFLFIESVLFVILEFNGINIVKYEDYLSFDSPLAFMEHYAEGSLSSLFTSAYYNVSLEVVDVILWIFLPVMIGYVVFTQLIQKRRLTSNRQ, encoded by the coding sequence ATGAGGCCGTTCGTGTTTGACTTCAAGAGAAGTTTCCTGAGGATATCCACTCTTCTCTTCTTAGTCGTCTTCGCTGTAGCTGGAGTTGGCATAGCCTATGCTATAGATCACAGCATTGGATCCCAAGTAGATTACAAGTACTCCGTGATAGGCTTCTCTCAGGTCGAAGGAGACCACGTTAACCTCGTCGCAATGGCTATAGGACCTAACGGAGACCCAGCCTCGGGAGTGAAAGTGTCTGCCTACGCTAACGGAGGCGAGGTAGCATCGGGCGTTACTAACTCCTCCGGAGAGGTCTCCCTAGGCTTTACGTCTAAGGCTATGCCATATACCTTGATAGTCTATCAAGAGGACAAACAGAACGTTACAGACACTTTAGCCGGAAATGATACATTTTCTTTTCCATCTCCATATACAAATGAACTTCTCTTTTCCCCTGCTATGAGTAATACTTATTCAGGCCCATCAATTATGATATCTAACTATTTCCCTAATGGGAGCGTTAAGCTTTACGTCTCAACTCTGTACCCAATATCGTTGTGCTATAACGTAACCTCTCACATATCTCCGTCTACGCATGTGGGGAGCGGACCTCTTGAAAACTCCCATTTCATAGCTAATCAAAGCGAGGGTATCAAGTCCTATATAATAAAAGTGAGAGACCACCCTTCAGCTCTCTATTTCGATATCCTAGCTAAACCAATTCATTCATACAATCCCGGTGTCTATTCATATGAGGAAACAACCCAGGAGGTCACGTCCAGATCGGCTATTTCAATAGATGAGCTTGAAGGGTTTGAGAGCTCATTTTCTTTATACGCGGAGTTCTTTCCGATAATCTTCTTGTATCTAGCCTATTCCCTCTTAGCTAAGCCGAAAGGGACGGGAGCTCTGGAGTTCCTCCTCTCAAAGCCAATCACTAGAGAACAAATATTTGTAAATAGGTTCATGGGCGGGGTGATAACAGCGTTCGTCTCATCTGGAGTCTTCATGGTTATAGTCTCCCTTACCCTCCTCGCCCTCACAGGGGCGTTCGTTGGACTTATACCAACCTTGTATATATTTATTGGACTCTCGCTAAGTCTAGTCGCATTCTACTCCTTGATGTTCTTGATAGGAGGTATCGTGAACAGTTCAGGAACGTTCCTGGGTCTATCAATCCTCACTTTCGTATTCTTCCTCTTCATAGAATCAGTGTTGTTCGTCATCTTGGAATTTAACGGAATAAACATAGTCAAGTATGAAGACTACCTCTCGTTTGATTCACCTTTAGCTTTCATGGAACACTACGCTGAAGGCTCTCTTTCCTCATTATTTACCTCCGCATACTATAACGTTTCGCTGGAAGTCGTAGACGTCATCTTGTGGATATTCCTGCCAGTGATGATAGGATATGTTGTATTTACCCAGTTAATACAAAAAAGGAGGCTAACCAGTAATAGACAATGA